A genomic window from Chitinophagaceae bacterium includes:
- a CDS encoding T9SS type A sorting domain-containing protein yields MKKLFHLSFVIACFIYATASNAQPIWTPGCYIHENDLPYEPNYHYQPIRENTADGQYYGIANTFRDVSNNNISINASAGCGFINQGVGNLGTQGLDYDIWTNGDVDDMCIFGLYDQNVGAGHPFPYVYIQYGGTYDIIPPTGINYISGSVHAYAAGINHGPPTLPGLSGVLHNTGDGKGAAAYSYLQSPSGVKKFRLKGYRTNDWMYVPYPWSLYDVPLAIPSTSQILDVVGVESYIYVLYYTNAYTLKALVYDYDGNLISAAPFTHNLLAGNTFNMASIQFYIDVSTLNIIGDCFKGRKNKIFADQLTPTGFTFKTILPLTGNSQGVIYNLKSELQDNNIYIDARNVVTNKRVLYKIDKTTYSVLYTQTMTYTGDYYIDKSATGGITDFYVFYFDASGTILKVDRYDETSAGFTTLTATSTVNCFLPPFGFSDFCPLEVPPFKVADVIDQGFAPLVIMDEITHTVNSIGPFELIIDLTGFPLRLQNEEVVDANSTASISIYPNPSSAEITIELKDASKVKSIEIFNMTGGLIATYNEVNDKIILQKDLPEGIYFLHLTTDKGEVITKKFVKTNQ; encoded by the coding sequence ATGAAAAAATTATTTCACTTAAGTTTTGTAATTGCATGCTTTATCTATGCAACTGCCTCCAATGCTCAACCCATTTGGACACCAGGTTGCTACATCCATGAAAATGATTTGCCTTACGAACCCAATTACCATTACCAACCTATCAGAGAGAATACCGCAGACGGGCAATATTATGGAATCGCCAACACATTCAGAGATGTAAGTAATAATAATATCTCGATAAATGCGTCGGCTGGTTGTGGTTTTATCAATCAGGGTGTGGGAAATTTGGGCACGCAGGGATTAGATTATGATATTTGGACCAATGGTGATGTAGATGATATGTGTATTTTTGGATTGTATGATCAGAATGTTGGAGCAGGCCATCCTTTTCCCTATGTGTATATACAATACGGGGGAACTTATGATATCATTCCACCCACGGGTATAAATTATATCAGCGGTTCGGTGCATGCTTATGCTGCAGGTATTAACCATGGCCCCCCCACACTTCCCGGTTTAAGCGGCGTTTTGCATAATACCGGTGATGGTAAAGGTGCTGCCGCGTACTCTTATCTTCAAAGTCCGTCGGGAGTAAAAAAATTCAGGTTAAAGGGATATAGAACAAATGATTGGATGTATGTTCCCTATCCCTGGAGTTTGTATGATGTTCCACTGGCAATACCGTCTACATCTCAGATCCTGGATGTGGTGGGAGTAGAAAGCTATATTTATGTCCTTTATTACACCAATGCTTATACCTTAAAAGCTTTGGTATATGATTATGATGGGAACCTGATAAGTGCGGCACCATTTACACATAACCTGTTAGCCGGTAATACTTTTAATATGGCTTCCATTCAGTTCTACATTGATGTAAGCACCCTTAATATTATCGGTGATTGTTTTAAAGGACGAAAGAATAAAATTTTTGCTGATCAGTTGACTCCAACCGGTTTTACCTTCAAAACAATTCTACCACTAACAGGAAATTCTCAAGGAGTGATTTACAATCTAAAATCAGAACTGCAGGACAACAATATTTATATTGATGCCAGGAATGTAGTAACCAATAAACGTGTACTGTATAAGATTGACAAAACCACCTATTCAGTTTTGTACACGCAAACCATGACTTATACTGGTGATTATTATATTGACAAGAGTGCTACAGGCGGCATTACTGATTTCTACGTTTTTTATTTTGATGCATCCGGTACTATTTTAAAAGTGGACCGGTATGATGAAACTTCGGCTGGATTTACAACCCTCACTGCTACAAGCACCGTGAATTGTTTTCTACCCCCTTTTGGATTTAGTGATTTTTGTCCTTTAGAGGTTCCACCATTTAAAGTGGCTGATGTTATTGATCAGGGTTTTGCTCCATTGGTTATTATGGATGAAATAACACATACCGTTAATTCTATCGGGCCTTTCGAATTGATCATTGACTTAACAGGTTTCCCATTGCGTTTGCAAAATGAAGAGGTTGTTGATGCAAACAGCACTGCATCCATCTCCATTTATCCCAACCCATCTTCTGCAGAAATTACTATTGAACTCAAAGATGCAAGCAAAGTAAAATCCATTGAAATCTTTAACATGACCGGTGGTTTGATTGCCACTTATAATGAAGTTAATGATAAAATCATTTTGCAAAAAGATTTACCCGAAGGCATTTACTTTTTACACCTCACTACAGATAAAGGGGAAGTGATTACTAAAAAATTTGTAAAAACAAATCAGTAA
- a CDS encoding histidine kinase, producing MNPHFIFNSLNAIQDFIFQHKTEEANEYLAKFAKLIRAVLHQSRKKSVTVEEECELLKTYLELESLRFNNSFDWEIFTDQQLEINEVMIPSMLLQPVVENSIKHGFKNLERKGMLKISFKKKSMAFVVK from the coding sequence ATGAATCCTCACTTTATTTTCAATTCACTGAATGCTATACAGGATTTTATTTTTCAACACAAGACAGAAGAAGCGAATGAATACCTCGCCAAATTTGCAAAACTCATCCGTGCTGTCCTGCATCAGTCACGAAAAAAATCGGTGACCGTGGAAGAAGAATGTGAGTTGCTGAAAACATATCTCGAATTGGAATCATTGCGTTTCAATAATTCATTTGACTGGGAAATATTTACTGATCAACAATTGGAAATCAATGAGGTGATGATTCCTTCCATGTTGTTGCAACCGGTAGTGGAAAATTCAATAAAGCATGGATTTAAGAACCTGGAACGAAAAGGAATGCTTAAGATCAGTTTCAAAAAGAAATCGATGGCATTTGTTGTGAAGTAA
- a CDS encoding response regulator transcription factor, translating into MFSFVIIEDEQHSANVLLQIMLQHFPALQYHGRAAGVMEGVTLIKKKHPDLIFLDVELCDGTGLEVLRHFDQRPFKTIFTTAYDHYALPAIKFSAIDFLLKPISIEETKSAVEKAMQLSQTERIDQLVKTQENGALKRLALPTLEGFAFVDVSDLVFLSAEGSYTVLHTADGQKYVVSKPLKEYEELLESQGFFRIHHSHIVRLHQISKYVKGSGGYVVMKNGISLDVSARRKDDFLKKLTEM; encoded by the coding sequence ATGTTCTCCTTTGTAATTATTGAAGATGAACAACACAGCGCAAATGTGCTGCTGCAAATTATGCTACAGCATTTTCCCGCATTGCAGTATCATGGCCGGGCAGCAGGCGTGATGGAAGGGGTGACGCTGATTAAAAAGAAGCATCCTGACCTGATTTTTCTGGATGTGGAATTGTGTGACGGAACCGGTCTTGAAGTCTTACGACATTTTGATCAACGACCGTTCAAAACGATTTTCACAACAGCCTATGATCATTATGCATTACCGGCCATTAAATTTTCCGCCATTGATTTTTTGCTGAAACCGATCAGTATTGAAGAGACAAAATCGGCTGTAGAAAAAGCGATGCAGCTATCACAGACTGAGCGCATCGACCAATTGGTAAAGACGCAGGAAAACGGTGCTTTGAAACGATTAGCGCTCCCTACGCTGGAAGGTTTTGCATTTGTAGATGTTAGTGATCTTGTATTTCTTTCTGCGGAGGGAAGCTATACCGTGCTTCATACTGCTGACGGACAGAAGTATGTTGTTTCCAAACCACTGAAGGAATATGAAGAGTTGCTGGAGTCGCAGGGATTCTTCCGCATTCATCATTCCCACATCGTGCGGCTTCATCAGATCAGCAAGTATGTGAAAGGAAGCGGAGGTTATGTAGTGATGAAAAACGGAATATCGCTCGATGTTTCCGCAAGAAGAAAGGATGATTTTTTGAAGAAGCTGACGGAGATGTAG
- a CDS encoding histidine kinase — protein MQVYVNDNDRVLANKYLTKFSRLIRLNLDLVNKNLITLEEEFEKLKLYLEIEQLRFGEKLKYEFIMEPDLETDIIYIPSMVLQPFVENSIWHGIMSSGKPGMISIQAEIFDGDKMLRLRITDNGIGINQSRKLNAGKVRKSLGIQLTVDRLRLHAQSSGREVKFTTIDLGENDPLKQEQKLSLNCL, from the coding sequence ATCCAGGTTTATGTAAACGACAATGACCGTGTTTTGGCCAATAAATACCTTACAAAATTCAGCCGGTTGATCCGCTTAAACCTCGACCTGGTAAACAAAAACTTAATTACGCTCGAAGAGGAATTTGAAAAGCTTAAGCTCTACCTTGAGATTGAACAGTTAAGGTTTGGAGAAAAGCTGAAGTATGAATTTATTATGGAGCCTGATTTGGAAACCGACATCATATACATACCCTCAATGGTATTACAACCATTTGTCGAAAATTCAATCTGGCACGGCATCATGTCTTCAGGTAAGCCGGGCATGATCTCTATTCAGGCAGAAATATTTGATGGGGATAAAATGCTGCGACTGCGGATAACTGACAATGGCATTGGTATCAATCAATCGCGCAAACTGAATGCTGGAAAAGTGCGAAAGAGTTTAGGCATTCAGCTTACGGTTGACAGGCTGCGGCTGCATGCGCAATCATCGGGCAGAGAAGTAAAATTCACTACTATAGATTTGGGTGAAAATGACCCTTTAAAACAGGAACAGAAGTTGTCATTGAATTGCCTGTGA
- a CDS encoding T9SS type A sorting domain-containing protein, which produces MYVPYPWELYDIPLSIPSTSQILDVVGVESYVYVLYSTNAYTLKALIYDYDGNQISASPFTHTLGIGNTFNMASIQFYIDVSTINIIGDCYKTGKNKIFADQLTPSGFSFKTILPLTGNQQGVVYNLKSELEGSSIYVDAKNVVTGDRVLYKIDKATYAVLFTQTMTYTGEYYIGTSGTGGITDFYVFSINGAGTVLNVDRYDETPSGFITLTATSAVNCYLPQYNVNNFFPAPSKVDKVIDQGIPLVIIDEITHTATSIGPMELVIDLTGFPLRLQNGDAGIENNNATLSIYPNPSSAEITIELKDASKVKSIEIFNMTGGLVATYNDVNDKIILQRDLPEGIYFLHLTRDEGEVITKKFVKTN; this is translated from the coding sequence ATGTATGTTCCTTATCCATGGGAGCTATATGATATTCCATTGTCGATACCATCCACCTCTCAAATTTTAGATGTAGTAGGAGTTGAAAGCTACGTGTATGTTTTGTATTCTACCAATGCCTATACCTTGAAAGCATTGATATATGATTATGATGGGAACCAGATTAGTGCTTCACCATTTACACATACCCTTGGAATAGGCAATACCTTTAACATGGCTTCCATTCAGTTTTACATTGATGTAAGCACTATTAATATTATCGGTGATTGCTACAAAACAGGAAAGAATAAAATTTTTGCTGATCAGTTGACTCCATCTGGTTTTTCATTCAAAACAATCTTACCACTAACAGGAAATCAGCAAGGCGTGGTATATAACCTCAAGTCAGAACTTGAAGGCAGCAGCATCTATGTGGATGCAAAAAATGTAGTCACCGGAGATCGGGTGCTGTATAAGATTGACAAAGCAACCTATGCTGTGCTATTTACACAAACTATGACTTACACCGGGGAATACTACATTGGAACAAGCGGCACGGGTGGCATAACTGACTTCTACGTTTTCAGTATCAACGGGGCTGGAACAGTGCTGAATGTTGACCGGTACGATGAAACGCCATCGGGATTCATTACACTCACCGCAACCAGTGCAGTCAATTGTTATTTGCCACAATATAATGTCAATAATTTTTTTCCGGCCCCTTCTAAAGTGGACAAGGTGATTGATCAGGGTATTCCATTGGTGATTATTGATGAAATAACACATACGGCTACTTCAATCGGGCCTATGGAATTGGTCATTGACTTAACAGGGTTTCCGCTGAGGTTGCAAAATGGTGATGCTGGTATTGAAAACAACAACGCAACCCTCTCTATTTACCCAAACCCTTCTTCAGCAGAAATTACGATTGAACTCAAAGATGCAAGCAAAGTAAAATCGATTGAAATCTTTAACATGACCGGTGGTTTGGTTGCAACCTATAATGATGTCAATGATAAAATCATTTTGCAAAGGGATTTACCTGAAGGCATTTACTTCTTACACCTCACTAGAGATGAAGGGGAAGTGATTACCAAAAAATTTGTAAAAACAAATTAG
- a CDS encoding T9SS type A sorting domain-containing protein — MKKLFQKVMFAFILVAGSVTAQAQIEWRVAGNNAAPGDFLGTLTPQPLVFKVSNTLSGKIDYTNNSANTSIGFQTLIGLTSGKQNSIFGFQALKFNTTGSYNTAVGYRSLNANLIGANNTGIGYQALLSNIASNNTGVGYNALVKNSTGTLNAALGSNALANNTSGNNNVAIGSNALFTQTTSFDNTAVGVDAMYSNTTGSTNTGNGRQALYSNTTGYNNVAVGGQALYFNTTGYENVAVGLQALYSNTTGRNNIAAGRWALYSNTTGFNNAAMGDAALQYNTTGYNNEAAGANALYRNTTGSSNAANGMSALALNTTGYENTATGNSALYSNITGYDNVADGFQALYSNTSGYFNTANGRNALYSNTTGNSNSANGAGALGSNTTASSNTANGYSSLGLNTTGNNNSANGYETLFSNISGNDNTANGHLCLFYNTTGFSNTGNGRQSLYNNTIGNSNVADGNSALYANTTGTNNTAEGFNSLFYNVTGTYMTALGSGAGVASGNTNLTNASAIGANAIVCSSNMMVFGDAAVTKWGFGVCPGPTDAILVGTNPTNGNGAHVTNGGAWVDASERAKKEGFTALDKKDILEKISKLEITRWKYIGTDNEYHIGPMADDFLSTFNVGDNTGIAPMDKAGIALIGIQQLSKTNDELKMQVETLQSGNQELKDEVEDLKSIMNELNAQLQSIDASLSQCCTNHQQSKASSTDGNDNAGAHLYTITPNPFSQKATITFSLPVDASNAQLSITDASGKLVSTYQLSMGSTEQVIDANKLSPGVYQYSLIVNGKVIDSKQMVVTH; from the coding sequence ATGAAAAAACTATTTCAAAAAGTAATGTTTGCATTCATTTTGGTTGCAGGATCTGTAACAGCGCAAGCCCAGATTGAATGGCGCGTCGCGGGCAACAATGCCGCACCTGGAGATTTCCTCGGCACTCTCACTCCTCAACCATTGGTATTTAAAGTCAGTAATACCTTATCCGGAAAAATTGACTACACTAACAACAGCGCCAATACCAGCATTGGATTTCAAACACTCATTGGGCTGACTAGTGGGAAGCAGAACAGTATATTTGGATTTCAGGCACTGAAATTCAATACCACGGGTTCATATAATACAGCAGTGGGTTACCGAAGTTTAAATGCAAATCTGATCGGTGCCAACAATACTGGAATAGGATATCAGGCCTTGCTCAGCAACATTGCTTCAAATAATACCGGTGTGGGTTATAATGCTTTGGTAAAGAATTCTACCGGAACATTAAATGCTGCACTTGGTAGCAATGCTCTTGCTAACAATACGTCGGGAAACAATAATGTTGCTATTGGTAGTAATGCACTTTTTACTCAAACCACCAGTTTTGACAATACTGCAGTAGGTGTAGATGCGATGTATTCCAACACTACCGGTAGTACAAATACTGGTAATGGAAGGCAAGCTCTTTACTCCAACACTACTGGCTACAACAATGTAGCGGTTGGAGGACAAGCACTTTATTTCAACACCACTGGCTATGAGAATGTTGCCGTCGGTTTGCAGGCGCTGTATTCAAATACTACAGGAAGAAATAATATAGCAGCAGGGAGATGGGCGCTGTATTCAAATACTACGGGATTCAACAATGCAGCCATGGGAGATGCTGCTCTTCAGTATAATACTACTGGATACAACAACGAAGCAGCCGGGGCAAATGCACTTTACCGCAATACCACAGGTTCATCGAATGCAGCAAATGGAATGAGTGCTTTAGCACTTAATACTACCGGATATGAGAATACAGCAACCGGTAATTCAGCACTTTATTCCAATATAACCGGCTACGACAATGTTGCCGATGGATTTCAAGCGCTATATTCAAATACCTCTGGTTACTTCAATACAGCGAATGGAAGAAATGCGCTTTATTCAAATACAACTGGTAATAGTAACTCTGCAAATGGTGCAGGTGCTCTTGGCTCAAACACAACGGCCTCATCTAATACGGCGAATGGATATTCCTCCCTCGGATTAAATACAACGGGTAATAATAATTCCGCAAATGGATATGAAACACTCTTTTCAAATATATCCGGAAATGATAATACGGCCAATGGACACCTGTGTCTTTTTTACAATACTACTGGATTCAGCAATACCGGCAATGGAAGACAATCACTATACAACAACACCATTGGAAACAGTAACGTAGCTGATGGGAATTCAGCATTGTATGCTAACACCACCGGTACTAACAACACTGCGGAAGGATTCAATTCTCTTTTCTACAATGTAACAGGTACTTACATGACTGCATTGGGTTCAGGTGCAGGTGTAGCGAGTGGAAATACCAACTTAACCAATGCAAGTGCAATCGGAGCCAATGCCATTGTATGTTCAAGCAACATGATGGTGTTCGGAGATGCTGCAGTTACCAAATGGGGATTCGGTGTTTGCCCGGGTCCTACTGATGCAATTTTGGTTGGAACCAATCCGACAAATGGTAATGGAGCCCATGTCACAAATGGCGGCGCATGGGTAGATGCTTCCGAAAGAGCGAAGAAAGAAGGTTTCACTGCGCTGGATAAGAAGGACATTCTCGAAAAAATTTCGAAACTCGAAATCACCAGATGGAAGTACATAGGTACTGATAATGAATATCACATTGGTCCAATGGCCGATGATTTCTTAAGCACCTTCAATGTGGGTGATAATACCGGAATAGCCCCAATGGATAAAGCAGGTATTGCACTCATCGGAATTCAACAACTGTCTAAAACAAATGATGAATTGAAAATGCAGGTTGAAACGCTGCAATCGGGCAATCAGGAATTGAAAGATGAAGTAGAGGATCTCAAGTCAATAATGAATGAATTGAACGCTCAGCTTCAATCGATTGATGCTTCTCTTTCACAGTGCTGCACAAATCATCAGCAATCGAAAGCATCCTCAACAGATGGGAATGATAACGCGGGTGCTCACCTCTATACAATAACTCCCAATCCTTTTTCACAAAAAGCAACCATCACTTTCTCGCTTCCTGTTGATGCATCCAATGCGCAATTATCTATTACAGATGCAAGCGGAAAACTCGTTAGCACTTACCAGCTTTCAATGGGTTCAACAGAACAAGTTATTGATGCCAATAAACTTTCACCAGGTGTTTATCAGTATTCACTGATCGTAAACGGTAAAGTAATCGACAGCAAACAAATGGTGGTGACACATTAA
- a CDS encoding tail fiber domain-containing protein — translation MKKLLIILSLLATFHVNAQVLNSPSGTVGFSSPNVGIGTTSTVSNYGVHMRGGIGNPIPSGLYIQRGDIPASNQDCALGIGFSSNLFSAVSIGGGSCAFQLFPSANTPAPDMAFSTNTVAPQLLIRNNGNVGIGTATPVQLLDVNGTTKTKRFIMTNGAVNGYILQSNGSGLGTWVNPSSLVLAETDPKVGTLTTNKIPKWGGTTLVDSKIAEVGTSIGVGTSTPATNYGVHISGGVSRPLGVGIYVERADLIPSNQDCALAVGFSSSSFTSVGIGGGSCAFRLFPSVNTPSPDMAFSCNQTAPQLIIKNNGSVGIGTAIPGALLEVAGGDALINTLTVGKGGSALPSNTALGFQALSLNTSGYNNVATGYQAMYLNTTGYRNVANGYLALTANTIGNFNTATGYTALYYNADGTGNSAHGAGALFSATNGSYNTAMGNLALYSNSGGSFLTGLGSNADVAGANLSNATAIGFGALVNNSDKIRFGNAAVTVIEGNVIYTVSDGRFKTNITEDVKGLDFINKLRPVQYNFEAKEFDEFLSRNSPQQTKDLLSKMDYSNAQKARYDGFIAQEVEAAAKEVGYQFNGVHVPENENDNYSLAYSEFVVPLVKSVQELSKQNDDLKTQLATMQTQIDALINGTKSPIDLKSTTGSVSKPILNQIAPNPFSQSAIISFALPADVKDAELLITDLSGKILKSYSLIAGATQQVINGNELSAGTYLYSVSIKGKVIDSKQMVVTH, via the coding sequence ATGAAAAAACTATTGATCATTTTATCATTGCTTGCCACTTTTCATGTGAATGCTCAGGTACTGAATTCTCCTTCGGGAACCGTTGGATTTTCATCGCCTAATGTTGGAATCGGCACGACTTCAACAGTTTCCAATTATGGTGTACATATGCGCGGTGGAATTGGAAATCCTATTCCGTCTGGATTGTACATTCAGCGAGGAGATATTCCCGCTTCCAATCAAGACTGTGCATTGGGCATAGGCTTCTCCTCCAATTTATTTTCCGCTGTGAGTATTGGTGGAGGGTCATGTGCCTTTCAGCTTTTTCCTTCAGCGAATACTCCGGCACCGGATATGGCATTTTCAACCAATACCGTTGCGCCACAATTACTTATCAGGAACAATGGAAATGTTGGCATCGGTACAGCTACACCTGTGCAATTATTGGATGTGAATGGCACCACCAAAACAAAAAGATTCATCATGACGAATGGCGCTGTGAATGGATATATTTTGCAAAGCAACGGAAGCGGTCTTGGTACCTGGGTAAATCCTTCCAGCCTGGTGCTTGCTGAAACAGATCCTAAAGTAGGAACATTAACCACCAATAAAATTCCCAAGTGGGGAGGAACTACATTGGTAGATAGCAAGATCGCCGAAGTTGGAACAAGCATCGGGGTAGGCACTTCTACTCCTGCTACTAACTATGGAGTTCATATTTCAGGTGGTGTCAGCCGTCCGCTGGGAGTAGGCATTTACGTTGAACGGGCAGATCTGATTCCATCTAATCAGGATTGTGCATTGGCTGTTGGTTTCTCCTCCAGCTCTTTTACCTCAGTAGGAATAGGAGGCGGCTCTTGTGCATTCAGGCTTTTTCCTTCAGTAAATACGCCGTCACCTGACATGGCCTTCTCGTGCAATCAAACAGCTCCTCAATTGATAATCAAAAATAATGGTAGCGTAGGAATCGGTACAGCGATACCCGGAGCACTGCTGGAGGTTGCCGGCGGTGATGCTTTAATTAATACTTTAACAGTAGGAAAGGGCGGCAGTGCTTTACCCTCTAATACGGCTTTAGGATTTCAAGCGCTATCGTTAAACACATCAGGATATAATAACGTAGCAACTGGATACCAGGCAATGTATTTAAATACCACTGGATATCGCAATGTTGCAAATGGTTACCTGGCACTCACTGCTAACACCATAGGAAATTTCAATACTGCCACCGGCTATACGGCACTTTATTACAATGCTGACGGAACCGGCAATTCTGCTCATGGCGCCGGTGCACTTTTCTCAGCAACTAACGGAAGTTACAACACCGCAATGGGTAACTTAGCCCTCTATTCTAATTCCGGTGGAAGTTTTCTTACAGGATTAGGTAGTAATGCAGATGTTGCAGGGGCTAATCTTTCCAATGCAACTGCAATAGGATTTGGCGCGCTTGTAAATAACAGTGATAAAATTCGTTTTGGCAATGCAGCAGTAACTGTCATTGAAGGCAATGTAATTTATACTGTGTCCGATGGAAGATTCAAAACAAATATTACGGAAGATGTTAAAGGCCTTGACTTTATTAATAAGCTTCGCCCGGTACAATATAACTTTGAAGCAAAGGAGTTTGATGAATTTCTAAGCAGGAATTCACCACAGCAAACAAAGGATCTATTGAGCAAGATGGATTATTCAAACGCACAAAAAGCCAGATATGACGGGTTTATTGCACAGGAAGTAGAAGCTGCTGCGAAAGAAGTTGGATATCAATTCAATGGTGTGCATGTACCTGAAAACGAGAATGATAATTACAGTTTGGCATATAGTGAATTTGTGGTGCCGCTTGTAAAATCAGTGCAGGAATTGTCAAAACAAAATGATGATCTGAAGACCCAGCTTGCAACGATGCAGACGCAGATTGATGCGTTGATCAATGGAACAAAGTCTCCTATTGATTTAAAATCAACAACCGGCAGCGTAAGCAAGCCAATCCTTAATCAGATCGCTCCCAACCCGTTCTCTCAAAGCGCAATCATCAGTTTTGCGCTTCCGGCCGATGTTAAGGATGCAGAATTACTGATCACTGATTTGAGCGGAAAAATTCTTAAAAGCTATTCCCTCATTGCAGGTGCAACGCAACAAGTAATCAACGGTAATGAATTGAGTGCAGGAACTTATTTATATTCGGTTTCTATAAAGGGAAAAGTGATCGACAGCAAACAAATGGTGGTGACACATTAA
- a CDS encoding T9SS type A sorting domain-containing protein, which produces MDTGCAGNRRTPFQYKSRGFVIKINVVAATKNVVWFKQSNDNTLFTRIIEASTLPKKRYYVSGQDMQVARSNRRRCIADGGVARTTGTMTMLSNRKVLASETWNGVIYDPTLKEFYVGGRYNYNTTNTMMRQSITKLNASFAEVWSYPYVKNITTDQARLYLTDLLLSNSKLYAVGAGDLAGQGIALTQQFIATDLNGTLQAGQNYTINGNTGTLHQVIAIPGSTDLILLGDLYDAVNPSTYGNAYLMRVDASGNKIWANKYPFSLKSYSSSVQRISGMAIQGGSLYVVGQYLPSSNIPQAALLKVNTADGNGLLGCADSVGIAASPFTYQGPLTPMSPETYVYTDNIVKYKKHDIIFDWNTVCSASNPCGNDTTDLGDQFMCAGQIFNYCGQNFTIPGHYVVSCLGDDGCVHTSSFDLIVSSLAAHAGPDGFVYGCCANTLNGSATGGTPGYTYAWLPIAGLSSPGSANTNCSVATTYTLTVTDAAGCTSTDVVVMAVGNPTGSCCRVGGNAESTVKVFPNPSSNDFTIDAGGNEISKLMVLNMLGQLVETVNGFSTPIIFGKQLPEGIYNIIVEYADGKSSQIRVAKVASEK; this is translated from the coding sequence ATGGATACTGGTTGTGCAGGTAACCGCAGAACACCTTTTCAGTATAAAAGCAGGGGCTTTGTGATAAAGATCAATGTAGTTGCTGCTACTAAGAACGTAGTATGGTTTAAGCAATCCAACGATAACACATTGTTTACACGCATTATTGAAGCGTCTACCCTTCCGAAAAAAAGATATTATGTGAGCGGCCAGGATATGCAGGTGGCCAGAAGCAACCGGAGAAGATGCATTGCTGATGGAGGGGTTGCGCGTACCACCGGTACTATGACGATGCTTAGCAATCGAAAAGTTCTTGCATCTGAAACCTGGAACGGTGTGATTTATGACCCAACACTAAAAGAGTTCTATGTCGGTGGGCGGTACAATTACAACACCACCAATACGATGATGCGCCAATCAATAACGAAGTTAAATGCAAGTTTCGCTGAAGTGTGGAGCTACCCGTATGTGAAAAATATTACCACCGATCAGGCAAGGTTATATCTGACCGACCTGTTACTCAGTAATTCAAAGCTGTATGCAGTCGGCGCTGGAGATCTTGCCGGTCAAGGCATTGCGTTAACGCAGCAATTCATTGCAACAGACTTGAATGGTACGTTGCAGGCAGGGCAAAATTATACGATAAACGGAAATACAGGAACACTTCATCAAGTTATTGCTATTCCCGGCAGCACAGATTTAATTCTGCTGGGAGATTTGTACGATGCTGTCAATCCTTCAACCTACGGTAATGCATACCTCATGCGTGTTGACGCAAGCGGCAACAAAATTTGGGCAAACAAATATCCGTTCTCATTAAAAAGTTATTCAAGCAGTGTGCAACGTATTTCGGGAATGGCCATTCAGGGTGGAAGTTTATATGTTGTTGGGCAATACCTTCCTTCCAGCAATATCCCCCAAGCAGCCTTATTAAAGGTTAACACCGCAGACGGGAACGGACTCTTAGGTTGTGCCGATTCAGTTGGTATAGCCGCTTCTCCCTTTACCTATCAGGGGCCGCTTACACCTATGTCCCCTGAAACATATGTTTACACCGATAATATAGTAAAATATAAAAAACATGACATAATCTTTGACTGGAATACGGTGTGCTCGGCATCGAATCCCTGTGGAAACGATACCACCGATCTGGGCGATCAATTCATGTGCGCAGGCCAAATTTTCAATTACTGCGGCCAAAATTTCACTATCCCCGGTCATTACGTTGTTAGTTGCCTGGGGGATGACGGTTGTGTACACACTTCCTCGTTCGATCTTATTGTTTCATCGCTCGCCGCTCATGCCGGACCCGATGGATTTGTCTACGGCTGCTGCGCTAATACACTCAATGGCTCTGCTACCGGCGGCACTCCCGGCTATACTTATGCGTGGTTGCCCATAGCAGGATTAAGCAGTCCTGGTAGTGCCAACACAAACTGCTCAGTAGCGACTACCTACACACTTACCGTCACAGATGCAGCAGGTTGCACGTCAACCGATGTGGTAGTAATGGCAGTAGGGAATCCCACCGGCAGTTGTTGCCGCGTAGGTGGTAATGCTGAATCAACTGTGAAAGTATTTCCCAACCCTTCATCCAATGATTTTACCATTGATGCAGGCGGAAACGAAATCTCAAAACTGATGGTGCTGAATATGTTAGGTCAGTTGGTTGAAACAGTCAATGGATTTAGTACACCAATCATATTTGGAAAACAATTGCCTGAAGGTATTTACAATATAATTGTAGAATATGCTGATGGAAAATCATCTCAGATTCGGGTGGCAAAAGTGGCTTCGGAAAAATAA